One Armatimonadota bacterium DNA window includes the following coding sequences:
- a CDS encoding HEAT repeat domain-containing protein: protein MAAQTESQRMIDALESDDWRERFDATYALGMMSEEDNVLPLIRALDDPHEMIRGAAAGALGVMRDPRAFEPLSKALKDPDKHVRMVAAAALGETYDRLAVGPLIEALQDEEPGVRTAAIYALGWLSDERAMPALLASLTDDCEHVRFLAAKAVANIWSPAAVEPLLPMIESDDPAVRQEASMLLSRRYRGES from the coding sequence ATGGCCGCCCAAACCGAAAGCCAGCGAATGATCGACGCCCTGGAGAGCGACGACTGGCGCGAGAGGTTCGACGCGACCTACGCTCTCGGGATGATGAGCGAGGAGGACAACGTCCTCCCGCTCATCCGGGCGCTGGACGATCCGCACGAGATGATTCGAGGCGCCGCGGCAGGGGCGCTCGGCGTGATGCGCGACCCCAGAGCCTTCGAGCCGCTCTCCAAAGCGCTCAAGGACCCGGACAAGCATGTGCGCATGGTGGCCGCCGCAGCATTGGGCGAGACCTACGATCGGTTGGCCGTCGGCCCGCTGATCGAGGCTCTGCAGGACGAAGAGCCGGGTGTGCGAACAGCGGCGATCTATGCCCTAGGCTGGCTGAGCGACGAGCGCGCCATGCCAGCGCTGCTAGCGTCGCTCACCGACGATTGCGAGCATGTGCGCTTCCTGGCCGCCAAAGCCGTGGCCAACATCTGGAGCCCGGCTGCCGTTGAGCCGCTGCTGCCCATGATCGAAAGCGACGACCCCGCCGTCCGCCAAGAAGCCTCGATGCTTCTCAGCCGCCGCTACAGGGGAGAGTCGTAG
- a CDS encoding acetyl-CoA hydrolase/transferase family protein — MRWQDDYRSKLQTAEQAVEAIRSGDRLYVAGNAATPTALLTALAQRAGDLIGVEITHMLMLGDNPLASPECEGAFRHNCLFVGKGDRQAVREGRADYVPIHLHQIPRLFDDRIVPLDAALIMASPPDNQGLMSFGVESLITNAAIRSARRVIAQVNSRMPRALGDCFVSVGDVDAIVEAEQALPELPRVEVTDVERRIGEHARRLIPNGATLQMGIGGVPDALFEALEDARDLGIHTEMLSDGAMRAIQKGIANGRMKTLHPGKAVITFALGSAELYAFLHDNAGIESHPVDYVNDPSVISQNASMISVNSALEIDLTGQVCADSIGTEIYSGVGGQVDFVRGATASQGGRAIIALPSTAKGGQFSRIVPFLRQGAGVVTTRADVDCVVTEHGTARLFGMSLRRRAEALIAIADPAFQDELEQAARERKLI, encoded by the coding sequence ATGCGCTGGCAGGACGATTACCGATCGAAGCTCCAAACAGCCGAGCAGGCGGTCGAGGCGATTCGTTCGGGCGATAGGCTCTACGTAGCGGGCAACGCCGCCACGCCTACGGCGCTGTTGACGGCTCTTGCCCAGCGGGCAGGCGACCTGATCGGCGTCGAAATCACCCATATGCTAATGTTGGGGGACAATCCTCTGGCCAGTCCCGAATGCGAGGGCGCTTTTCGGCACAACTGCCTGTTTGTGGGCAAGGGCGACCGCCAGGCGGTGCGGGAGGGCCGGGCCGATTATGTGCCGATCCATCTGCATCAGATTCCGCGTCTTTTCGACGACCGCATCGTGCCGCTGGATGCCGCTTTGATTATGGCGAGCCCGCCCGACAACCAGGGTTTGATGAGTTTTGGCGTCGAATCGCTCATCACGAATGCGGCGATACGCTCGGCGCGCCGGGTTATCGCGCAGGTCAATTCTCGGATGCCCCGTGCTTTAGGCGATTGCTTTGTGAGCGTCGGCGATGTGGACGCTATTGTGGAGGCCGAGCAAGCACTGCCCGAATTGCCACGGGTCGAGGTTACCGATGTGGAGCGGCGGATCGGCGAGCACGCGCGGCGCTTGATCCCCAACGGGGCGACGCTGCAGATGGGCATTGGCGGCGTGCCCGACGCGCTCTTTGAAGCCCTGGAGGACGCGCGCGACCTGGGCATTCATACCGAGATGCTGTCGGACGGCGCCATGCGCGCGATCCAGAAAGGCATTGCGAACGGCCGCATGAAGACGCTGCATCCGGGCAAAGCGGTCATTACTTTTGCGCTCGGTTCGGCCGAACTGTACGCCTTTTTGCACGACAATGCGGGGATCGAATCGCATCCGGTCGATTACGTCAACGATCCGAGCGTTATCAGTCAGAACGCTTCGATGATTTCGGTCAACTCGGCGCTGGAGATCGATTTGACCGGGCAGGTGTGCGCCGATTCGATCGGTACGGAGATCTATTCGGGCGTAGGCGGTCAGGTGGATTTTGTGCGCGGGGCTACGGCGTCGCAAGGAGGGCGGGCAATCATTGCGTTGCCCAGCACGGCCAAGGGCGGCCAGTTTTCTCGCATTGTGCCCTTTTTGCGACAGGGAGCGGGCGTGGTGACTACGCGGGCGGACGTGGACTGCGTGGTTACCGAACACGGTACGGCGCGGCTGTTTGGGATGAGCCTTCGTCGACGCGCGGAAGCCCTGATCGCTATTGCGGACCCGGCCTTTCAGGACGAGCTAGAGCAAGCGGCGCGAGAGCGGAAGCTGATTTGA
- a CDS encoding antibiotic biosynthesis monooxygenase, translated as MQEIMVIGHAHSDPAKPELAMEVFRQYQTILSELDGFRSMTCWQAVEDPTEFRVVRHYRDEASAEAGEAALIESDAFELVMEAFIDTADVRRYMIDGRSSPNTMPVGAYASFSVTQSPAGEETEVEQDLSLIFENLKAIPGYRGGMFGRNVSLTSEVLGLAFWDSIDAFVKSLPEKPVFVVKAFRRVA; from the coding sequence ATGCAAGAGATCATGGTCATCGGGCACGCGCATAGCGATCCGGCCAAGCCGGAGCTGGCGATGGAGGTCTTTCGGCAATATCAGACCATACTGAGCGAGTTGGACGGTTTTCGATCCATGACCTGTTGGCAAGCCGTAGAAGACCCGACCGAGTTTCGCGTGGTGCGCCACTATCGGGACGAGGCTTCGGCAGAAGCGGGAGAGGCCGCGCTGATCGAGAGCGACGCTTTCGAACTGGTTATGGAAGCCTTTATCGATACGGCCGACGTCCGCCGCTACATGATCGACGGCCGGTCGTCGCCCAATACCATGCCGGTGGGGGCTTACGCCTCCTTTAGCGTGACCCAAAGCCCCGCGGGCGAAGAGACCGAAGTAGAGCAAGACCTGAGCCTGATTTTTGAGAATCTGAAGGCGATCCCGGGCTATCGGGGCGGCATGTTCGGGCGAAACGTATCGCTGACCTCGGAGGTCTTGGGCTTGGCATTTTGGGACAGCATCGACGCCTTTGTCAAGTCGTTGCCAGAGAAGCCGGTCTTCGTAGTGAAGGCGTTCCGCCGCGTGGCATAG
- the glmS gene encoding glutamine--fructose-6-phosphate transaminase (isomerizing), protein MCGITGYVGPRSAVDVALDTLQRLEYRGYDSAGVAFWSGKELNVLKRAGKIKQLTELLDGVQGHGMAISHTRWATHGIPNDPNSHPHTNEDGRVAVVHNGIVENYLELRKELAERGHTLASDTDTEVFAHLIEEQLDQWDQPEQAVAAALKKIRGSYAIAVMLRDKPDRIIAAKHDSPLVMGLGEGENFLASDIHALLNYTRRVVILENGDIASLSAQCARVFDRDASPVERPEQYIDWSSEASEKGGYEHFMLKEINEQPQAVRDTLRGRLMPTGEIRFSEMRLQPEDWTRWNRWIIVACGTAYHAGLAAKAAYEKWLRRPVETFFSSEFRYGDPILTPETLGIFVSQSGETADTLAALRLCKEAGVTTIGVVNVVGSAIARECDQAVYTQAGPEISVASTKAYTTQLALLYLIGLHAARLSDSIDSLEYKRAVRTLMHAPSDISRALETEPQVIEIAKAIKEMPLAFYLGRGVDAYAALEGALKIKEIAYVPTQDCPAGEMKHGPLALIEPGVVAVFVATQDHTVEKILGNIKEVRARRGTVLLLTNEGDDLLPQEADHTIYLPKAQCEALSPLSAAPVLQLLAYHVARLRDCEIDQPRNLAKSVTVE, encoded by the coding sequence ATGTGCGGGATAACGGGTTACGTCGGCCCTCGCTCGGCCGTCGATGTCGCGCTCGATACGCTCCAACGATTGGAGTATCGGGGCTACGACTCGGCGGGGGTCGCCTTTTGGAGCGGCAAAGAGCTGAACGTCTTGAAACGCGCGGGCAAAATCAAACAGCTGACCGAGCTTTTGGACGGCGTGCAAGGCCATGGCATGGCGATCTCGCACACCCGATGGGCAACGCACGGCATCCCCAACGACCCCAATTCGCATCCCCACACCAACGAGGATGGTCGGGTGGCCGTGGTGCACAACGGCATTGTAGAGAACTACCTGGAGCTTCGAAAGGAACTGGCCGAGCGCGGACACACGCTCGCCTCTGACACCGATACCGAGGTGTTCGCCCATCTGATCGAGGAGCAGTTGGATCAGTGGGACCAACCCGAGCAAGCGGTGGCCGCCGCGCTCAAGAAGATACGCGGTTCCTATGCGATCGCCGTGATGCTTAGGGACAAGCCCGACCGCATTATCGCCGCCAAGCACGATTCGCCCTTGGTGATGGGGTTGGGAGAAGGCGAGAATTTTCTGGCGTCCGACATTCACGCCCTGCTCAACTATACGCGGCGAGTGGTGATTTTGGAGAACGGCGACATTGCCAGCCTCAGCGCTCAGTGCGCCAGGGTGTTCGACCGCGACGCAAGCCCAGTGGAGCGACCGGAGCAATATATCGATTGGTCGTCGGAAGCGTCGGAGAAGGGCGGATACGAGCATTTCATGCTCAAAGAGATCAACGAGCAGCCGCAAGCCGTGCGAGACACGCTGCGCGGCCGCTTGATGCCTACGGGCGAGATTCGCTTCTCGGAGATGCGCCTGCAACCCGAGGATTGGACGCGCTGGAACCGTTGGATCATCGTCGCCTGCGGCACGGCCTATCATGCGGGCTTGGCGGCTAAGGCGGCCTACGAAAAGTGGCTGCGCCGTCCGGTCGAGACTTTCTTCTCTTCAGAGTTTCGATATGGAGACCCGATTCTGACGCCGGAGACGCTGGGCATTTTCGTCAGCCAGTCGGGCGAGACCGCAGACACGCTGGCGGCCTTAAGGCTTTGCAAGGAGGCGGGCGTTACAACCATCGGCGTGGTCAACGTGGTCGGCAGCGCCATCGCTCGCGAATGCGATCAGGCGGTATATACCCAAGCCGGGCCGGAGATCAGCGTGGCCTCGACGAAGGCCTATACCACTCAGCTGGCGCTGCTCTATCTAATCGGGTTGCACGCCGCTCGACTGAGCGATTCGATCGACAGTCTGGAGTACAAGCGCGCTGTTCGGACGCTGATGCACGCGCCGTCCGATATCAGCCGCGCATTGGAGACCGAGCCACAGGTGATCGAGATCGCTAAGGCGATCAAGGAGATGCCCTTGGCGTTCTACCTAGGGCGCGGAGTGGACGCCTACGCTGCATTGGAAGGCGCGTTGAAGATCAAGGAGATTGCCTATGTGCCCACGCAAGATTGCCCTGCCGGCGAGATGAAGCACGGGCCGCTGGCGCTGATAGAGCCGGGGGTGGTGGCCGTCTTTGTGGCGACCCAAGACCACACGGTCGAGAAAATTCTGGGGAACATCAAAGAGGTGCGCGCGCGGCGCGGCACGGTGCTGCTGTTGACGAACGAGGGCGACGACCTATTGCCTCAAGAGGCGGACCACACGATCTATCTGCCTAAGGCGCAATGCGAGGCGCTCTCCCCGCTCAGCGCGGCGCCCGTATTGCAGCTTCTGGCCTATCATGTCGCTCGATTGCGCGATTGCGAGATCGACCAGCCGCGCAACCTGGCCAAGAGCGTAACGGTGGAGTAG
- a CDS encoding SurA N-terminal domain-containing protein, whose protein sequence is MAGITVRSIRNTLRKKGVRWLVVIGALIVALSMVSLWSGPTDLMGGQNGNAIQDREVIATVGKESIYGEEVMKIVRQNQQFNPSSGPASELQSIDQAINQLAYQKAFVQAAKKAGMLASGREVDAFKEKTFRDQLASYRASLLKDGKGTDADLDKEMKKQYGMSLADLEKRFMEQDETMFVLQATQQKWIDSLKSKYLPNDEQLKLSYDEVETARIVLNSDKRSVEEAKKKAEEAKAAVAGGMKFEEAVKKFSDDVDFIKNQKGIIDKGRYGDVQNMLGYRLKPEDVGKILALPVNGTSDLIEASDGKSFFLYQMVSRKPNLPKDFEEKKKEYAEQYANQRAQQEFFKSTSTATQEYKTDIKIPLIKAYRDWKMNPHPMAAEKMKAGTAALKAIDESLSQPRWSIMARFLQIEVLKELAALPADEKQKAEYNDQLLGALRAFFNEGGAEDAELRILFAERLLANKEEKAAKDSLEIALANAYKPEHFGLAERIGEVAKKHNMSELAKEATDKRKDLFDQMVKQRAEEQKAMMEQQAQQKKMAEEAAKANKANQAK, encoded by the coding sequence ATGGCTGGAATAACAGTTCGTTCGATAAGAAACACGCTGAGAAAGAAGGGCGTTCGGTGGCTCGTCGTCATTGGCGCGCTGATCGTTGCGCTGAGCATGGTCTCGCTTTGGTCGGGCCCTACCGATCTGATGGGCGGCCAAAACGGCAACGCCATTCAGGATCGAGAGGTAATCGCCACCGTTGGCAAAGAGTCGATCTATGGCGAAGAGGTGATGAAGATCGTTCGCCAGAACCAGCAGTTCAATCCCTCTTCCGGCCCGGCGAGCGAGCTTCAGTCGATCGATCAGGCCATCAATCAGTTAGCCTATCAAAAGGCTTTCGTCCAGGCCGCCAAGAAAGCCGGAATGCTGGCGAGCGGCCGCGAGGTCGACGCGTTCAAAGAGAAGACCTTCCGCGACCAACTGGCCAGCTATCGAGCCAGCCTGCTAAAGGACGGCAAGGGCACCGACGCCGACTTGGACAAGGAGATGAAGAAGCAGTACGGCATGTCTCTGGCCGATTTGGAAAAGCGATTTATGGAGCAGGACGAGACCATGTTCGTGTTGCAAGCCACCCAGCAAAAATGGATCGATTCGCTGAAGTCCAAGTATCTGCCCAACGACGAGCAACTCAAGCTGAGCTACGACGAGGTGGAGACGGCGCGAATCGTGCTCAATAGCGATAAGCGCTCGGTCGAAGAGGCGAAGAAGAAGGCCGAAGAGGCGAAGGCCGCTGTCGCAGGCGGCATGAAGTTTGAAGAGGCGGTCAAGAAATTCAGCGACGACGTGGACTTTATCAAGAATCAGAAGGGAATCATCGACAAGGGGCGGTATGGCGACGTGCAGAACATGCTGGGCTATCGCCTGAAGCCCGAGGATGTAGGCAAAATTCTTGCGCTTCCGGTCAACGGCACGTCGGACTTGATCGAGGCCTCGGATGGTAAGTCGTTCTTCCTCTACCAGATGGTCAGTCGCAAGCCCAACCTACCGAAGGACTTTGAGGAGAAGAAAAAGGAATATGCCGAGCAGTACGCCAACCAGCGCGCTCAGCAGGAGTTCTTCAAGTCGACTTCAACGGCTACCCAAGAGTACAAGACCGACATCAAGATTCCGCTCATCAAGGCCTATCGCGACTGGAAGATGAATCCGCACCCGATGGCCGCCGAGAAGATGAAGGCCGGCACCGCCGCGCTCAAGGCGATCGACGAATCGCTCAGCCAGCCTCGCTGGTCGATCATGGCTCGGTTCCTTCAAATTGAAGTGCTGAAGGAGCTAGCCGCCCTGCCTGCCGACGAAAAGCAGAAGGCTGAATATAACGATCAACTCTTAGGCGCGCTTCGGGCCTTTTTCAACGAGGGCGGAGCAGAAGACGCCGAGCTGAGAATCCTCTTTGCCGAGAGGCTGTTGGCGAACAAAGAGGAGAAAGCGGCCAAAGATTCGCTCGAGATCGCCTTGGCCAACGCCTACAAGCCCGAGCACTTCGGTTTGGCCGAGCGAATCGGCGAGGTCGCCAAGAAGCACAACATGAGCGAACTGGCCAAAGAAGCGACCGACAAGCGCAAGGATCTGTTCGATCAAATGGTTAAACAGCGCGCCGAAGAGCAGAAGGCGATGATGGAGCAACAAGCGCAACAGAAGAAGATGGCCGAAGAGGCGGCCAAGGCCAACAAAGCGAACCAGGCGAAATAG
- a CDS encoding sugar phosphate isomerase/epimerase, which translates to MRLSIITDEVSQDLSEALNYAQSRGLDAVELRSAWGVNLCEASDEQLASARALVKERGISVCCLASPVYKADLEAVAEPVGATHGASNVALEQQLALAERACQIANSFECPIVRIFSFWKRGDLSHEIFRSIVEKLAELEGIAERYGIVFALENEHSCWLGTGEETAKAVRSVGDWLKMVWDPGNAFCAGGDPNEGLLAALPFIAHAHVKDARKTDEGYEWAGIDEGEIDFDFQFARLKEAGYKGAVSIETHAKKDGMSQADVTDLCLNAVRRRLN; encoded by the coding sequence GTGCGCTTGTCGATCATCACGGACGAGGTGAGCCAAGATTTGAGCGAGGCGCTCAATTACGCCCAATCTCGCGGGCTCGATGCCGTGGAGCTTCGCTCGGCCTGGGGCGTCAACCTCTGCGAAGCCAGCGACGAACAGCTCGCATCGGCCCGAGCGCTCGTCAAGGAGCGTGGCATTTCGGTCTGTTGCCTCGCTTCTCCGGTCTACAAGGCCGATCTTGAGGCAGTGGCCGAGCCGGTCGGCGCGACTCATGGCGCATCGAACGTCGCTTTGGAACAGCAACTCGCGCTTGCCGAGCGCGCCTGTCAAATTGCGAACTCGTTCGAGTGCCCAATCGTAAGAATATTTAGTTTCTGGAAGCGAGGCGATCTATCGCATGAAATTTTTCGTTCGATTGTCGAAAAGTTGGCGGAATTGGAAGGAATTGCAGAGAGATATGGGATCGTTTTCGCACTGGAGAACGAGCATTCGTGCTGGCTCGGCACGGGGGAGGAGACGGCCAAGGCTGTGCGAAGCGTCGGCGATTGGCTGAAGATGGTGTGGGATCCGGGCAACGCCTTTTGCGCGGGAGGCGATCCGAACGAGGGGTTGCTGGCGGCCCTGCCCTTCATCGCGCACGCGCACGTCAAGGACGCGCGCAAGACAGACGAAGGCTATGAATGGGCGGGGATCGACGAAGGCGAGATCGATTTCGATTTTCAGTTTGCGCGTCTCAAAGAGGCGGGCTACAAGGGCGCGGTCTCCATAGAGACGCACGCCAAGAAAGATGGCATGAGTCAGGCCGATGTAACCGACCTGTGCCTAAATGCCGTCAGAAGACGGCTTAACTGA
- a CDS encoding response regulator: MPYRILVADDDPIIRMDLKQQLEALGHIVHAEAGDGEQAIAMTREFKPDIVLMDVRMPVMDGIDAAQALHKDGLAPVVLLTAFGNSETIQRAAHAGVYGYLGKPFSSRDVMPTLEIALSRFQENLALESEVKTLEERLETRKLVERAKGILMDLYNLKEPDAFKRIQDQSMNSRKTMREVAEAILLAHGD, from the coding sequence TTGCCCTATCGCATTCTGGTCGCCGACGACGATCCGATCATCCGGATGGACCTAAAGCAACAGTTAGAGGCTTTGGGGCATATCGTCCATGCCGAGGCGGGCGACGGCGAGCAAGCCATTGCGATGACGCGCGAGTTTAAGCCGGACATCGTGCTGATGGATGTGCGGATGCCCGTGATGGACGGAATCGATGCGGCTCAGGCGCTGCACAAAGACGGTTTGGCGCCCGTCGTGCTTTTGACCGCTTTTGGCAACTCGGAGACGATCCAACGCGCGGCGCACGCGGGCGTTTACGGCTACCTGGGCAAGCCCTTCAGTTCGCGAGACGTGATGCCGACTCTCGAGATTGCGCTTTCGCGGTTTCAAGAGAACTTGGCATTGGAAAGCGAGGTGAAGACGCTGGAAGAGCGGCTCGAAACGCGCAAATTGGTCGAGCGCGCCAAGGGAATCTTGATGGACCTATACAATCTAAAGGAGCCGGACGCCTTCAAACGGATTCAGGATCAAAGCATGAACTCGCGCAAGACCATGCGCGAGGTCGCCGAGGCGATTCTGCTGGCTCACGGAGATTAG
- a CDS encoding SpoVR family protein — MSALTQTEHAELERWIDIIWEKAHELGLDPFPVHFEVAPAHVIYELGAYALPARFSHWTYGRDYHVQKTMYEYGVSKIYELVFNADPSQAFLLDVNDMLSHKLVIAHVYGHSDFFKHNMTFRHTNRQMIERCRLHAERIRQYEMKHGPAEVESLLDALLSIDEHIDPIIEQPKAQEKKKEARKSETSYDDLIYMVDPKPETPVDKDRFPASPQKDLLLFIRDHSKVLEDWQRDVVEIVREEMLYFVPQIKTKIMNEGWASFWHERILENLPLTAEEHLQFRRMHSSVLQPGSRTSMNPYYVGYKIFRSIERRWNGEEADDPEENWMGERIDRPTGEGMSKIFEVREAENDQSFLHKYLTSNLVKELDLYTYRIEEREGELVWVVDETDWRKVRNALAEQLTNFGVPIITVEDGDYEHRGELYLRHHYDGKPLDMARTSRCLRSIAQLWGRPVRLETVADDEEIVIICDGQSVTHIAK; from the coding sequence ATGAGCGCTCTGACGCAGACCGAACATGCCGAATTGGAGCGATGGATCGACATCATTTGGGAAAAGGCGCACGAATTGGGCCTGGATCCCTTCCCTGTCCATTTTGAGGTCGCGCCGGCGCACGTCATCTACGAGTTGGGCGCCTACGCCCTGCCCGCGCGATTTTCGCATTGGACGTACGGCCGCGACTACCACGTGCAAAAGACGATGTACGAGTATGGGGTTAGCAAAATCTACGAACTGGTGTTCAACGCGGATCCTTCTCAAGCGTTTTTGCTCGATGTGAACGACATGCTGTCTCACAAGCTGGTCATCGCGCACGTTTACGGCCACTCGGACTTTTTTAAGCACAACATGACGTTTCGTCACACCAATCGCCAGATGATCGAACGATGCCGGCTTCACGCGGAGCGGATTCGACAGTACGAGATGAAGCACGGCCCAGCCGAGGTAGAGAGTCTGTTGGACGCGCTGCTCTCCATCGACGAGCATATCGATCCGATTATCGAACAGCCCAAGGCCCAAGAAAAGAAGAAAGAGGCTCGAAAAAGCGAAACCTCCTACGACGACCTGATCTACATGGTCGATCCAAAGCCTGAGACGCCTGTTGACAAAGACCGGTTTCCCGCATCGCCCCAGAAAGACCTGTTGCTCTTTATCCGCGACCATTCGAAAGTGTTGGAGGATTGGCAGCGCGACGTGGTCGAGATCGTGCGGGAGGAGATGCTCTACTTTGTGCCCCAGATCAAGACCAAGATCATGAACGAAGGCTGGGCATCGTTTTGGCACGAGCGCATTCTGGAGAACTTGCCCTTGACCGCCGAGGAGCACTTGCAGTTTCGCCGGATGCATTCCAGCGTGCTCCAGCCGGGATCGCGCACCAGCATGAACCCGTACTACGTCGGTTACAAGATTTTCCGTAGCATCGAACGGCGTTGGAACGGCGAAGAGGCCGACGATCCGGAAGAGAACTGGATGGGCGAGCGCATCGACCGTCCGACCGGCGAGGGCATGTCCAAGATTTTTGAGGTGCGCGAGGCGGAAAACGACCAGAGCTTTCTGCACAAGTATCTGACCTCCAATCTGGTCAAGGAGCTCGATCTCTACACCTATCGCATAGAGGAGCGCGAGGGCGAATTGGTCTGGGTGGTGGACGAGACCGACTGGCGCAAGGTCCGCAACGCATTGGCCGAGCAACTGACCAATTTTGGCGTGCCTATCATCACGGTGGAGGACGGCGACTACGAGCACAGGGGCGAGCTTTATCTAAGGCACCACTATGACGGCAAGCCGTTGGACATGGCGCGAACAAGCCGCTGCCTGCGCAGCATAGCGCAGCTTTGGGGCCGGCCTGTGCGATTAGAGACCGTGGCCGACGACGAAGAGATCGTCATCATCTGCGACGGTCAGTCGGTTACTCACATCGCCAAGTAG